From one Thalassospira lucentensis genomic stretch:
- a CDS encoding methionine gamma-lyase, with protein MSDPRHTKSGFATRAIHHGYDPQSHNGALNPPVYMSSTFAFETAEQGGRMFAGEEQGFIYSRIANPTLALLESRLAVLEGGEAALATASGMGAITSVFWTFIAPGDEIIVDRTLYGCTFAYFRHGLEKFGIKHTHVDLTDPKELEKAISDKTKIVYFETPANPNMRLVDIEAISEIAHKHGAKVVVDNTYCTPYLQRPIELGADIVVHSATKYLGGHGDLMAGAVIGRAEDLEQVRLVGLKDMTGAVLSPQDANLVMRGLKTLELRMERHCDNAEKIAAFLESHPKVEKVFYPGLESFAQYELAKKQMARFGGMIAFELKGGIEEGRKLMNGLNMITRAVSLGDAETLIQHPASMTHSTYTPEERAEYQITDGLIRLSAGLESIDDILADLEQALDGDQMAIAAE; from the coding sequence ATGTCTGATCCGCGTCACACCAAATCCGGTTTTGCCACCCGCGCCATCCATCATGGTTATGATCCGCAAAGCCATAATGGCGCGCTGAACCCGCCGGTTTACATGAGCTCCACCTTTGCGTTTGAAACCGCCGAACAGGGCGGGCGCATGTTTGCCGGTGAAGAGCAGGGCTTTATCTATTCGCGTATTGCCAACCCGACGCTGGCCCTTCTTGAAAGCCGTCTGGCGGTGCTTGAGGGCGGTGAAGCAGCCCTTGCGACCGCATCGGGCATGGGGGCGATTACGTCGGTCTTCTGGACATTCATTGCGCCGGGGGATGAGATCATTGTCGATCGCACCCTTTATGGCTGCACATTCGCCTATTTCCGTCACGGGCTTGAGAAATTCGGGATCAAGCATACCCATGTCGATCTGACCGATCCCAAGGAGCTTGAAAAGGCGATTTCGGACAAAACCAAAATCGTTTATTTCGAAACCCCGGCCAACCCCAATATGCGTCTGGTCGATATCGAAGCCATTTCCGAGATCGCCCATAAACATGGTGCCAAGGTCGTGGTCGATAACACCTATTGCACGCCGTATCTGCAGCGCCCGATTGAGCTGGGGGCTGATATTGTCGTGCATTCGGCGACCAAATATCTGGGCGGTCATGGGGACCTGATGGCCGGTGCGGTGATTGGCCGTGCGGAAGACCTTGAACAGGTTCGCCTTGTCGGCCTGAAAGACATGACCGGTGCGGTCCTGTCGCCGCAGGATGCCAATCTGGTGATGCGGGGGCTCAAGACGCTTGAACTTCGTATGGAGCGCCATTGCGACAATGCCGAAAAAATCGCGGCCTTCCTTGAAAGCCATCCGAAGGTCGAAAAGGTTTTCTATCCGGGTCTTGAAAGCTTTGCGCAATATGAACTGGCGAAAAAGCAGATGGCCCGCTTTGGCGGCATGATCGCGTTTGAACTTAAAGGCGGGATCGAAGAGGGCCGCAAGCTGATGAACGGTCTTAACATGATCACGCGCGCGGTCAGCCTTGGCGATGCCGAAACCCTGATCCAGCACCCGGCATCGATGACCCATTCGACCTATACGCCCGAAGAACGCGCCGAATATCAGATCACCGATGGCCTGATCCGTCTGTCAGCCGGTCTTGAAAGCATCGACGATATTCTTGCCGATCTTGAACAGGCACTGGACGGCGATCAGATGGCGATTGCCGCCGAATAA
- a CDS encoding MarC family protein, which produces MPSLDMLSELIPAFVTLFVIIDPIGLVPVFIVLTQGTDTRHRRRMAIRACIASFLILAAFAVVGESVLGIFGIHMPAFRIAGGTLLFLIALEMLFERRSQKRNQRAEQVHQELEDEHELDQQITDAKPAQAEDEPDDISIFPMSIPFLAGPGSIATVMLLMGKYENSVVMQVSVVAVVGLVMLCALTMFLLANLVAKRLSPTVATVISRLLGMILAALAIQFIIDGIKQAFF; this is translated from the coding sequence ATGCCAAGCCTAGACATGCTGAGCGAACTGATCCCGGCCTTTGTCACGTTATTCGTGATCATCGACCCGATCGGACTGGTGCCGGTCTTTATCGTTCTGACGCAGGGAACCGATACCAGACATCGCCGCCGCATGGCGATCCGGGCCTGTATCGCAAGCTTCCTGATCCTTGCGGCCTTTGCCGTGGTAGGCGAAAGCGTGCTTGGCATCTTTGGCATTCATATGCCGGCCTTCCGGATTGCTGGCGGCACGCTTCTGTTCCTGATCGCGCTTGAAATGCTGTTTGAACGCCGCAGCCAGAAACGCAACCAGCGCGCCGAACAGGTTCATCAGGAACTTGAAGACGAACACGAACTTGATCAGCAGATCACCGATGCCAAACCGGCACAGGCCGAAGACGAGCCCGACGATATCTCGATCTTCCCGATGTCGATCCCGTTCCTTGCCGGTCCCGGTTCCATCGCGACCGTGATGCTGCTGATGGGCAAATATGAAAACAGCGTGGTGATGCAGGTCAGCGTCGTCGCGGTTGTCGGCCTTGTCATGCTGTGCGCATTGACCATGTTCCTTCTGGCCAATCTGGTCGCCAAACGCCTGAGCCCGACAGTCGCGACCGTGATCTCCCGCCTGCTCGGCATGATCCTGGCCGCCCTTGCCATCCAGTTCATCATCGATGGCATCAAACAGGCGTTTTTCTGA
- a CDS encoding type I secretion system permease/ATPase, producing MTLLDKIQSVRKAGATREGDRTPLERVFWRSIALVGGFSMVINMLNMVIPIYSMQVFDRVLSSRSVDTLLLLTLGIVLVLVFIAAMEQLRSRLLIRVGTALDLRLGGDLFAHVVQQAARGNNMRQRPLRDLYGLRGFLTGSGPFTLIDFMWAPVYIGVVFVFDTRLGLVACAGATILILIAIANEAAAKISVDRSEESQNRGIAQEETYIRNAEAMEAMGMTPSARQRWQADQSDALYWEGQASRRVGTSTTLSHFIRLAMQVCFIGVGAYLVLTESITIGIMVASMIMGMRGLAPFDGAVSAWRSWNSARNSFERLNKILLDKRQTNTAPLPRGRGMSVTVDRLVFAPPGSRNVLFKGFSFKTGPGQVISIAGFNGVGKTALLKLIMGIWVPGSGSVKLDEIEASRIDRGELGPQVGYLSQNPFLFPGTIAENIARLGNAEMRDIIQAAELAGAHKFILDLPDGYETRVERGGRNLSGGQRQLIALAAALFGRPRLLLLDEPTTALDDNGVGHISALIDIVRRAGITTFIVSHEREILLRADAILALANGQIQVVPVRAKADQMIAPPPAPMASPATEPARDGQMRITPKRIAVPNPDAPRPIIEKNSSQNQTPEQPPLPAGIMPTPTPTPTRAQASRAAQAKATAGIERTEMVPQPTPGGTMMTMRPATRKKAAATADERAERMRIAREKQEKQRLSARKTAREAALEAGRKEARAQVLAKKAAAREEARKARRAAERAAAEQPASAPRPKRSDPPQLRVVEGSAGRRQGGA from the coding sequence ATGACCCTGCTGGACAAAATCCAGTCGGTCCGCAAGGCGGGCGCGACACGGGAAGGGGATCGCACCCCGCTGGAACGGGTGTTCTGGCGGTCGATTGCCCTTGTCGGCGGATTCAGCATGGTCATCAACATGCTGAACATGGTCATCCCGATCTATTCGATGCAGGTATTTGACCGTGTCCTTTCCAGCCGCAGTGTTGATACGCTGCTGTTGCTGACGCTTGGTATCGTGCTTGTCCTGGTCTTTATTGCGGCGATGGAACAGTTGCGTTCCCGCCTTTTGATCCGGGTTGGCACCGCGCTTGATCTTCGGCTTGGCGGCGATCTGTTTGCCCATGTCGTGCAGCAGGCGGCACGCGGTAACAATATGCGCCAGCGACCGTTGCGCGATCTTTATGGTCTGCGCGGGTTTCTGACCGGATCGGGTCCCTTTACCCTGATCGATTTCATGTGGGCGCCGGTTTATATCGGTGTGGTTTTCGTCTTTGATACCCGCCTTGGGCTTGTGGCCTGTGCCGGGGCGACGATCCTGATCCTGATTGCGATTGCCAACGAGGCGGCGGCAAAGATTTCGGTCGACCGGTCCGAAGAAAGCCAGAACCGGGGCATCGCGCAGGAAGAAACCTATATCCGCAATGCCGAGGCGATGGAAGCCATGGGCATGACCCCGTCCGCGCGCCAGCGCTGGCAGGCAGACCAGTCCGATGCCCTGTATTGGGAAGGTCAGGCCAGCCGCCGGGTGGGAACATCGACCACGCTTTCGCATTTCATTCGTCTGGCGATGCAGGTCTGCTTTATCGGTGTTGGTGCCTATCTGGTGCTGACTGAGAGCATCACGATCGGGATCATGGTGGCATCCATGATCATGGGGATGCGGGGGCTTGCCCCATTTGATGGGGCGGTTTCGGCATGGCGGAGCTGGAATTCGGCACGCAATTCTTTCGAACGGCTGAACAAGATCCTTCTGGATAAACGTCAGACGAATACGGCCCCGCTGCCGCGCGGGCGCGGTATGTCGGTGACTGTTGACCGGCTGGTCTTTGCACCACCGGGCAGCCGAAACGTCCTGTTCAAGGGATTTTCCTTCAAGACCGGGCCGGGGCAGGTGATTTCCATCGCCGGGTTCAACGGGGTTGGTAAAACGGCCCTTTTGAAGCTGATCATGGGCATCTGGGTGCCCGGATCGGGATCGGTCAAACTTGACGAGATCGAAGCATCGCGCATTGATCGCGGTGAACTTGGCCCGCAGGTTGGTTATCTGTCGCAGAACCCGTTCCTGTTTCCGGGGACGATTGCCGAAAATATCGCGCGTCTTGGCAATGCGGAAATGCGCGACATCATTCAGGCGGCCGAGCTGGCCGGGGCGCACAAATTCATCCTTGATCTTCCCGATGGCTATGAAACCCGGGTTGAACGGGGCGGGCGCAACCTTTCGGGCGGGCAGCGACAGCTTATTGCCCTTGCCGCGGCGCTGTTCGGGCGGCCGCGCCTGTTGCTGCTGGATGAACCGACAACCGCCCTTGATGACAATGGTGTTGGTCATATCAGTGCGTTGATTGACATCGTGCGCCGGGCCGGGATCACGACCTTTATCGTCAGTCACGAACGCGAAATTCTTTTGCGGGCCGATGCGATCCTTGCCCTTGCCAACGGGCAGATTCAGGTCGTGCCGGTGCGGGCCAAGGCCGATCAGATGATTGCGCCTCCTCCCGCCCCAATGGCCTCGCCCGCGACCGAACCGGCGCGTGACGGACAAATGCGGATCACGCCCAAACGGATTGCCGTGCCCAATCCGGATGCACCACGCCCGATCATTGAAAAGAATTCGTCGCAAAATCAGACACCTGAACAGCCGCCCCTGCCGGCAGGCATCATGCCGACGCCGACGCCGACGCCGACCCGGGCACAGGCCAGCCGTGCCGCGCAGGCCAAGGCAACGGCCGGGATCGAGCGCACCGAAATGGTGCCGCAACCGACCCCGGGCGGCACCATGATGACCATGCGCCCGGCGACCCGTAAAAAGGCCGCGGCAACGGCGGATGAACGTGCGGAACGGATGCGTATCGCCCGTGAAAAACAGGAAAAACAAAGGCTGAGCGCGCGCAAGACCGCCCGCGAAGCCGCCCTTGAAGCCGGTCGCAAGGAAGCACGTGCGCAGGTTCTGGCCAAAAAGGCCGCCGCGCGGGAAGAAGCCCGCAAGGCACGACGTGCCGCCGAACGCGCCGCCGCAGAACAGCCAGCATCGGCCCCGCGCCCGAAACGCAGCGATCCGCCGCAGCTTCGCGTGGTTGAAGGATCGGCTGGTCGCAGACAGGGTGGTGCCTGA
- a CDS encoding transketolase has translation MSAQNSTPEIGEMIEATSTGRVAAKDLEMLGQIEKKVRWLSSWTIHNANHIRPKRDGIKVGGHQASCASMTTLMTALYFNVLRPQDRVAVKPHASPVFHAINYLFGRQTREKLENFRAFGGAQSYPSRTKDGDVVDFSTGSVGLGAAVTNFAALTQDYLRYKDMLPRGEKPGRMVALVGDAELDEGNIYEALLDTWKHDIRNVWWVIDYNRQSLDGMIDAHLFRVIGRFFRAVGWNVITIKYGRKLHDAFAKPGGKSLKKWLNEAPNDVYSALTFQGGAAWRKQILGDMPGDNALASLLGDYDDDALHDLMTNLGGHCMEAVLNAFDSVPNDKPTIFIAYTVKGYATPLQGHKDNHAGLMNVAQMDAFKKQNNVQDGQEWDYAAGLDVAEDKVRAYIDAAPFNDGKSRKKLATVIDIPEMPYARVDTSSTQEVFGKILNELAKMKDSDLADRIVTTSPDVTVSTNLGGFVNQRGLFARENLADEFRERKVPSAQKWIRSPEGQHVELGIAENNLFLNLAALGLSHSLFGQRLFPIGTLYDPFIARGLDALNYACYQDARFMVVATPSGITLAPEGGAHQSISTPMIGMGQPGLTSFEPSFGDELATIMGWSFDHLQNPEGGSVYLRLSTKPLAQPERDLSDATKSEIVSGGYWLREPGESCKMAIAYCGAMAPEAIAAWEKLEADHPGIGLLAVTSTDRLYNEWQDLERARLEGKADGRMAHIENLLKPLASDARLVTVIDGHPAALAWLGSVRGHAVAPLGVNAFGQCGDSIDLYKYYQIDTDAIIRATKRWD, from the coding sequence ATGTCAGCACAAAACAGCACACCTGAAATTGGCGAAATGATCGAAGCAACCTCGACCGGGCGCGTGGCGGCCAAGGATCTTGAGATGCTGGGCCAGATTGAAAAAAAGGTGCGCTGGCTATCAAGCTGGACCATCCATAACGCCAACCATATCCGCCCGAAACGCGATGGCATCAAGGTCGGCGGGCATCAGGCAAGCTGTGCATCGATGACCACATTGATGACAGCGCTTTATTTCAATGTCCTGCGCCCGCAGGACCGGGTTGCGGTCAAGCCGCATGCATCGCCGGTTTTCCATGCGATCAATTACCTGTTTGGTCGCCAGACCAGGGAAAAGCTTGAAAACTTCCGCGCATTTGGCGGCGCGCAATCCTATCCGTCGCGGACCAAGGATGGTGATGTTGTCGATTTTTCGACCGGGTCGGTCGGGCTTGGGGCGGCGGTTACCAACTTTGCGGCGCTTACGCAGGATTACCTGCGTTACAAGGATATGCTGCCGCGTGGGGAAAAACCCGGCCGCATGGTCGCCCTTGTCGGTGATGCGGAACTGGATGAAGGCAATATCTATGAGGCGCTTCTTGATACCTGGAAGCATGATATTCGCAATGTCTGGTGGGTGATCGATTACAACCGTCAAAGCCTTGATGGCATGATCGATGCGCATCTGTTCCGCGTGATCGGCCGGTTCTTCCGGGCGGTTGGCTGGAACGTGATCACCATCAAATATGGCCGCAAACTGCATGATGCCTTTGCCAAGCCGGGTGGAAAGTCGCTTAAAAAATGGCTGAACGAGGCGCCGAATGATGTCTATTCCGCCCTGACCTTCCAGGGGGGTGCGGCGTGGCGCAAACAGATCCTTGGCGATATGCCGGGCGACAATGCGCTGGCAAGCCTGCTTGGCGATTATGATGACGATGCCCTGCATGACCTGATGACCAATCTGGGCGGGCATTGCATGGAAGCGGTTTTGAATGCGTTTGATTCCGTTCCCAATGACAAGCCGACAATCTTTATCGCCTATACGGTCAAGGGTTATGCCACCCCGCTTCAGGGGCACAAGGACAACCATGCGGGCCTTATGAATGTGGCCCAGATGGATGCGTTCAAAAAACAGAACAATGTTCAGGACGGGCAGGAATGGGATTATGCCGCCGGTCTTGACGTGGCCGAGGACAAGGTGCGTGCCTATATCGATGCCGCGCCGTTTAATGACGGCAAATCGCGCAAGAAGCTCGCGACCGTCATCGACATTCCCGAAATGCCTTATGCGCGGGTTGATACATCGAGCACGCAGGAAGTCTTTGGCAAGATCCTGAACGAGCTTGCGAAAATGAAGGATAGCGATCTGGCGGACCGGATCGTCACCACATCGCCCGATGTGACGGTATCGACCAACCTTGGCGGGTTTGTGAACCAGCGCGGGTTGTTTGCGCGTGAAAACCTTGCCGATGAATTCCGCGAGCGCAAGGTGCCCTCGGCCCAGAAATGGATCAGATCGCCCGAAGGCCAGCATGTCGAGCTTGGCATTGCCGAAAACAACCTTTTCCTCAACCTTGCCGCCCTTGGCCTGTCGCACAGCCTGTTTGGCCAACGCCTGTTCCCGATCGGGACGCTTTATGATCCGTTCATTGCACGCGGCCTCGATGCGCTGAATTATGCCTGTTATCAGGATGCGCGGTTTATGGTTGTCGCCACACCAAGCGGCATTACGCTGGCGCCCGAAGGGGGCGCGCATCAGTCGATCTCAACCCCGATGATCGGCATGGGGCAGCCGGGCCTGACCAGTTTCGAGCCAAGCTTTGGCGATGAACTTGCCACCATTATGGGCTGGTCATTTGATCATCTGCAAAATCCCGAAGGTGGATCGGTTTATCTGCGCCTGTCGACCAAGCCGCTGGCACAGCCGGAACGTGATCTTTCCGATGCCACCAAATCCGAAATCGTATCGGGTGGTTACTGGCTGCGTGAACCGGGCGAAAGTTGCAAAATGGCGATTGCCTATTGCGGCGCAATGGCCCCCGAAGCGATTGCCGCATGGGAAAAGCTTGAAGCCGATCATCCGGGAATTGGCTTGCTTGCGGTGACATCGACCGACCGGCTTTATAACGAATGGCAGGATCTGGAACGGGCGCGCCTTGAAGGCAAGGCCGATGGCCGCATGGCCCATATCGAAAACCTTCTGAAGCCGCTGGCATCGGATGCGCGGCTTGTTACCGTGATTGACGGTCATCCGGCGGCATTGGCATGGCTTGGTTCGGTCCGCGGTCACGCCGTCGCCCCGCTTGGCGTCAATGCGTTTGGCCAGTGCGGCGACAGCATTGATCTTTATAAATATTACCAGATCGATACCGATGCGATCATCCGCGCGACCAAACGCTGGGATTGA
- a CDS encoding M48 family metalloprotease — translation MENDENNQSDLPGFLQRFLAISPGGASHTFPLMACMAGVLAACAWMLGGLSMAISAAIAVALMLMLAPMVSPEILMKLLRARPLDSGSFPAIHEMAAMLARRAGLDYLPKLFLLPGKGVNAITTGTAEDTTIAISSDALHDLSPRQMRALLAHEIAHAWHGDTRILLMTDVLYRATWTVALFGLMVFIFGDLNPPAWMIIIFGAVPTISFLLQRAVIRDREFIADHGASDLLNGPEDMIDALLHIDQINRRRLRLIAYRSTQPPSLLDTHPSVGARIRALRDLKPGTWQKFFENRRPPGAN, via the coding sequence ATGGAAAACGACGAAAACAACCAGTCAGATCTCCCCGGCTTCCTGCAACGCTTTCTTGCCATCAGCCCGGGGGGCGCTTCGCACACCTTTCCTTTGATGGCCTGCATGGCGGGTGTTCTTGCGGCCTGCGCATGGATGCTGGGCGGATTGTCGATGGCGATTTCGGCTGCGATTGCGGTTGCGCTGATGCTGATGCTTGCCCCCATGGTTTCACCCGAAATCCTGATGAAGCTTCTGCGTGCCCGGCCACTCGATAGCGGATCATTCCCCGCCATTCATGAAATGGCGGCCATGCTGGCACGCCGTGCCGGGCTTGATTACCTGCCCAAACTTTTCCTTCTGCCGGGCAAGGGGGTCAATGCGATCACCACCGGCACGGCCGAGGATACCACCATCGCAATCTCCAGCGACGCCCTGCATGACCTTTCCCCGCGCCAGATGCGCGCCCTTCTGGCGCACGAGATCGCCCACGCATGGCATGGCGATACCCGCATCCTTCTGATGACCGATGTTCTGTATCGCGCGACCTGGACGGTGGCCCTGTTCGGATTGATGGTTTTCATCTTTGGCGATCTGAACCCGCCGGCATGGATGATCATCATTTTCGGGGCGGTGCCCACGATCAGCTTCCTGTTGCAGCGCGCAGTAATCCGGGATCGTGAATTCATTGCCGATCACGGCGCAAGCGACCTTCTGAACGGACCCGAAGACATGATTGATGCGCTTTTGCATATCGACCAGATCAATCGCCGCCGCCTGCGTCTGATCGCCTATCGCAGCACGCAACCGCCATCCCTGCTCGATACCCATCCCTCGGTCGGCGCCCGCATCCGGGCACTGCGCGACCTTAAACCGGGCACATGGCAGAAATTCTTTGAAAACCGGCGTCCGCCCGGCGCAAACTAG
- a CDS encoding calcium/sodium antiporter, protein MEYLMLLAGLAGLFFGGEALVRGSVGIAQRLAMPPLLIGLTVVGFGTSTPELLVSVDAALRGVSDIALGNVVGSNIANILLIVGVSALVWPIRVSGDTLKRDTAVMMAAAIILVPIFAFGMMGRVAGGILFASLVAYLVFAYRQSRNAPNAPLADEGDLPVPARGLWLSLIWVIGGLVALMFGARFMVDGAVTIARTFGVSEAFIGLTVVAVGTSLPELATSLIAALRKQSEIAIGNIVGSNIFNILGILGLTAIIAPIPVASRFLTFDLPIMIAVSLVLTLLLRRQTIGRGIGIVMLVAYAGYVLAAQ, encoded by the coding sequence ATGGAATATCTGATGTTGCTGGCGGGCCTTGCCGGTCTGTTTTTCGGGGGCGAGGCGCTGGTGCGTGGCAGTGTCGGGATTGCGCAGCGTCTGGCGATGCCGCCGCTTCTGATCGGCCTTACCGTGGTTGGCTTTGGCACATCGACCCCGGAATTGCTGGTTTCGGTTGATGCGGCCCTGCGCGGGGTTTCCGATATTGCGCTGGGCAATGTTGTTGGATCGAACATCGCCAATATTCTTCTGATCGTGGGGGTATCGGCGCTTGTCTGGCCGATCCGGGTTTCTGGCGATACGCTGAAACGCGACACGGCGGTGATGATGGCGGCCGCCATTATCCTTGTGCCGATCTTTGCCTTCGGGATGATGGGGCGCGTTGCCGGGGGGATCCTGTTTGCATCGCTTGTCGCTTACCTCGTGTTTGCCTATCGCCAGTCGCGCAATGCGCCCAATGCGCCGCTTGCCGATGAGGGTGATCTGCCGGTTCCGGCGCGTGGCTTGTGGCTGTCGCTGATCTGGGTGATTGGCGGGCTGGTGGCGCTGATGTTTGGCGCGCGTTTCATGGTCGATGGCGCGGTGACGATTGCCCGAACCTTTGGCGTGTCAGAAGCCTTTATCGGGCTTACGGTTGTTGCGGTGGGGACTTCCCTGCCGGAACTGGCGACCTCGTTAATCGCGGCCTTGCGCAAGCAGTCGGAAATTGCCATCGGCAATATCGTCGGATCGAACATTTTCAACATTCTGGGTATTCTTGGCCTGACCGCCATCATTGCCCCGATCCCGGTTGCCAGCCGTTTCCTGACCTTCGATCTGCCGATCATGATCGCGGTGTCGCTGGTTCTGACTTTGCTGTTGCGCCGTCAAACGATCGGGCGGGGGATCGGGATTGTGATGCTTGTCGCCTACGCCGGATATGTGTTGGCAGCGCAGTAA
- a CDS encoding HPP family protein, with protein MKLRNFRALYPAIPASTHKEAIRAGFGALIGLGIAGFVLSFLDLHAAGLYLIAPFGASSVLLFAVPNSPLAQPWSAIIGNSVAALAGVAVCYVIPDPVLRVAVAVGLAITVMIVARAVHPPGGAVAMVVAMNPDIATELGFRFALTPVAVITAILVLTAVLYARATGRKYPLRHFDDKSPFQTTDRSPIERLGLDEGELNTILQQYRQSLNLGVEDLARLIGAAEFQVAAHRAGPITAGQIMSRDLVTVNAQTPLNEVADLFRRHGFTSLPVIQDDGRFIGVIFQIHLIRRATEDALRLDRGLLASMARLIDRRRNVPIRAIEIMSVTEPRATANTPIAALLPLMADGACDAVPVLEDNRIIGIVTRPDLIAALAHAGLKG; from the coding sequence ATGAAACTTCGCAATTTTCGCGCGCTTTATCCGGCGATACCGGCCAGCACGCATAAGGAAGCCATCCGTGCCGGGTTCGGGGCGCTGATCGGGCTGGGGATTGCCGGTTTTGTTCTGTCGTTCCTTGATCTGCATGCTGCCGGGCTTTATCTGATCGCCCCCTTCGGGGCGTCGTCCGTGCTGCTGTTTGCCGTGCCAAACAGTCCGCTGGCACAGCCCTGGTCGGCGATTATTGGCAACAGTGTCGCCGCCCTTGCCGGGGTTGCGGTTTGCTATGTGATCCCCGATCCGGTTTTGCGGGTGGCGGTGGCTGTCGGGCTTGCCATTACCGTGATGATCGTGGCGCGTGCCGTCCATCCGCCGGGCGGGGCGGTTGCGATGGTTGTTGCGATGAACCCGGATATCGCAACCGAGCTTGGCTTTCGGTTTGCCCTGACACCGGTTGCGGTAATCACGGCCATTCTTGTTCTGACGGCAGTACTTTATGCCCGGGCAACCGGGCGGAAATATCCGCTGCGCCATTTCGATGACAAGAGCCCCTTTCAGACAACGGACCGTTCCCCGATTGAACGGCTTGGTCTGGACGAGGGGGAGCTGAATACCATTTTGCAGCAATATCGCCAGTCGCTTAACCTTGGCGTCGAAGACCTAGCGCGCCTGATCGGGGCGGCTGAATTTCAGGTCGCCGCCCATCGCGCCGGGCCGATTACGGCAGGTCAGATCATGTCGCGCGATCTGGTGACGGTGAATGCCCAAACCCCGCTTAACGAGGTCGCCGACCTGTTCCGCCGTCACGGATTTACATCATTGCCGGTCATTCAGGATGACGGCCGTTTTATCGGGGTGATTTTCCAGATCCATCTGATCCGGCGCGCAACCGAAGATGCCCTTCGTCTGGATCGCGGGTTGCTGGCATCGATGGCGCGCCTGATTGATCGCCGTCGCAATGTCCCGATCCGGGCCATCGAAATCATGTCGGTGACAGAGCCGCGGGCAACGGCCAACACCCCGATTGCGGCCCTGCTGCCATTGATGGCGGATGGGGCGTGCGATGCCGTCCCGGTCCTTGAGGATAACCGGATCATCGGCATCGTCACCCGACCCGACCTTATCGCCGCATTGGCCCATGCGGGGTTGAAGGGTTAG
- a CDS encoding HNH endonuclease signature motif containing protein yields MPISPTPDQELGPCPICGRMMVAGDSVDRHHWTPKSKGGTDTEWLHRVCHRMIHRLFDETTLARDLNTPEKIIPHPDMQTFIRWIRKKPVDYVDWPENAGRYGRNRRRSR; encoded by the coding sequence ATGCCCATATCGCCCACGCCAGATCAGGAACTTGGTCCCTGCCCGATTTGCGGGCGAATGATGGTCGCGGGCGACAGTGTCGACCGGCATCACTGGACGCCAAAATCAAAGGGCGGCACGGATACCGAATGGCTGCACCGGGTCTGTCATCGCATGATCCATCGGCTGTTTGATGAAACGACGCTGGCGCGCGATCTCAATACACCCGAAAAAATCATCCCCCATCCCGATATGCAGACATTCATCCGATGGATACGCAAAAAACCCGTTGATTATGTCGACTGGCCGGAAAATGCCGGACGATACGGGCGCAATCGTCGCCGCAGCCGTTAA